CGTCGGTGCCCGGCGGGATCACGTTGGTCACCCTCGCGAGGCCGGCGAACGCGGCCGCGGCGACGATCGCGATCGCGAGCCCCACAGCTTGCAGTTTGATCCCCTCACGGAACATCTCGCGATCGTCGACGACGGTGCCGACGGCGGTCGCCATCGCCGGGCCGATCAGCGGCGCGATCACCATCGATCCCACCACGACCGCGGGCGAGTCGAGCAGGAGGCCGGCGGTGGCGACCACCGCGCTCACGATCGTCATGACGAGGTAGGTTCCGGTCGTGGGGACGAGTTCTCGGGCGCGCGCGTGGAGTTCCTCGCGGGCGATCCGTTTGTCGCTGTCCTCGTCGTTCTCGTACCGCTCTTCTAACTTGTCGAATCGGCGTGACACCACGGTTTCGGCATCGAGAACGACGGTGTAAGCGTCCTCGTCGATCCCGGTCTCGCGGAGCCGATCGAGCACCGGCTCGACCGCAGTCGTCGGCAACGGAAACGAAACCACTCCGGTGAACTCCCGGCCGCTCGTCTCCTCGGTCAGCACGTAGTCGATTCCCTCGTCGTCGAGGGTCCGGAGGATCGCCTCGCGCTTGCCCGCCGGGATCGTCACCTGGACCAGTCGCACACGCGGTGCTCTCGGCGGATGGTCAAATATCCGTGGATGTACCGGTGGTCGGCTGTCGTGCTTTCAGTTGTCGAGGCCGGGTATGGTGGTTGGCGCGCGGGAGCGCGTCGAAGACGCGCGACTCGTGCGAGGTCTGCACGAGCAAAGCGAGTGCAGGCTCGTCAGAGCAGAGCTCTGACGGTGGATGACTGAGCAAGCGAACGGAGCGAGCAGTGCGAGCGGAGCGAATCGGTTGGGGAGGGCGTGGCCCGCGGTCTCTCATTTGTGCCGAGATCCGTCACGGATGGCTTGATTCTCGTCTCCAAATTCGAGGCAACGACCTAGCTCCGGCCGAGCGAACGCGACACTCGGTAGGGAGAGTTAACCGATCGCAACTGATACGCCAGTCATGTTCGAGGGACGCCCCAACCGAGGAGCAGAGATCGTCTTCTGCGGTCGGTCGAACGTCGGCAAGTCCACCCTGCTCCGCGAGCTCACGGGTCACGACTTCCAGACTGGACAGAAACCTGGTGTGACGCGCTCACCCGGCCACTACGACTGGGCTCCCGAGGATTTCGTGCCTGTCTCTTATACACATCTCTGATGGCGCGANGGGACGCTGTTCGCGGGATTCGCCGCGCTTGTCAACTCCTATTTGAGCGATGTTTTCGGCCTGGTCCCGGTGGTGGGAGTGCTCGTGATCGACGGCAAGAGCGCCGTCGACATCATCGATCGCCACGCCGATCGCGGCGACATCCCCCACGACGTCGAACTGTTCGATTTCCTCCGCGACGTCGACGTTCCCACCGTGATCGCGGTCAACAAGATGGACAAGGTCGACGACCGCGACGAGCGGCTGAACGCCATTTGTGAGCGCCTCGGTCTTCCGTCGCCGTGGCAGCAGTGGCAGGACACGGTCGCGCCGGTGAGCGCGAAACGCGGCTCTATCGGCCCGCTGACCGACGCGATCGGCTCGCACCTCCACGAGCAGAAACGCGACGATCTCCTGAAGTTCTTCTGAACGTTTTTACTGCGGGGGGTGCGCTCGCTCGTTTCACTCGCTCGCCCACCCCCGTTTGCTCACGGGCGGCGAAGCCGCCCGTTCGCACGGCCAGCGGGACGGCTCCGCCGTCCCGCTCGGCTTGCAAAAACGTTCATTAAAACCCCCGCTCGCTCGCGCTTCGCGCTCACTCGCGGTACAACTGCTGGCGCTCTCCGCGACCGCATCGCACAGCACCGCCCGAGCCCTCGCTCCCTGCGGTCGCTCGCCCTCGATCCACCGAGGACCGCAACCGCACCGCCGCCGCAGCCGCAACCGCATCGCCACCGCAGCCGCAACCGCATCGCCGCCGCAGCCGCAACCGCACCGCCACCGCAGCCGCAACCGCCCAGCAGCAGCCGTGCCGCGTCATCAACCCGTAGATGGAAGGCCGACGAGTGCGTCCATCGATACGTGAGCGGGTACGTCGTCGAGATCAAACCGTCCGCGCGGCGGAGCAGCCGCACCGCCGGCGAGTGGGTCCACGAATCCGGCCCGCACCGGCGGTTCGCATCGAAGGCCCTCGCCTGCGAGTGGGCTCGGAAAGCGAGCGCTGACGGACCGGTCTGGGTGCAGGACGTCCCGGCCCACGATCCGAACCCAGCCGATGGCTACCTCGTTGGCGGCCGGCGCACCGCCGGCTCCCCGGCCACTGCAGGCAGTCAGTCGTCACTCGACGGCGTGTGAGCCGAACACGACGCTTTTGCCCCCATAGCGTGAACCGCGAGCATGGCCGAATCACCGGGCGAGCCAGCGATGAGCCGAAAGCGCGCGGCCCTCGCCGTGCTCCCCTTTCTCCTGATCGGGCTGACGGGGCTCGTGTTCGTCCTCCGATCGGGACTCGATTTGGTGTGGGGGCTCGCCATCCTGCCACCGATCCTGTTCACCTGTGTCCTCGCGTGGATCGCCTTCCGAAGCGGCTTCGCGGATCGATAGCCCGAACGACACGAGCGCGGCGCTATCGGGTCGGTGTATCGAGAAGCGCCGGGGGTGAGATTTGAACTACGCACAGACGTTCCGGGTCGCTCCCTGCTCACGGCTCGTTTCGCTCACCGTTCGCTATCGGAGGCGTTCGCCGTACTCACGCCTCCCACCGCTCGCTTCCCGGGCTGCGTCTGTTCTCATTCAAATCCCACGGCTGTCGCTCACGGATTCGCGTCGTGCGAGCGCGATGAAACGCGCTCGCGGAATTACTCGTCCGAGAAGCGCCGGGGGTGAGATTTGAACTCACGAGTCCGTGAGGACAGTTGCTTTCGAGGCAACCGCCTTGGCCAGGCTAGGCTACCCCGGCTCCATCGACCGTTCGCCCGACGCCACTTTATCGGTTTCGGTCTCGCGCGCATCGCCATCGATAAGCGGCTCGGTTCCGGGAGTGTGCGCATGGACGCCACGGACGCCGATATCGCGGACGCGGGCGAGGACATCGACGCGGTGCTCGACGCGCTTTCGGCGACCGTCATCGCCGATCGTGAACTCTTAGAGACCGTGCTGCTCGGCGTGCTCGCTCGCGGTCACGTCCTACTGGAAGACGTCCCCGGCACCGGCAAGACCCTGATCGCCCGCAGCGTCGCCCGCACGCTCGGCCTCAGCTTCTCCCGCGTGCAGTTCACGCCCGACCTCCTGCCCGCCGACGTGACGGGCACGCACGTCTACAACGAGGGCACCGGCGAGTTCGAGTTTTCGCCCGGTCCCGTTTTCGCGAACGTCGTGCTCGCCGACGAGATCAATCGCGCACCGCCCAAAACCCAGGCCGCACTCCTCGAAGCGATGGAGGAGCGCCAGGTCACCGCCGACGGCGAGACTCACGACCTCCCCGAACCGTTCTTCGTACTCGCCACCCAGAACCCCGTCGAGATGGCGGGCACGTTCGAACTCCCCGAAGCCCAGATCGACCGGTTCCTCGTCAAGACCGCCATCGGCTACCCCGACGAGGCCGGCGAGACCGAACTCCTTCGCCGGCGGGCCGACCGGGATCGCCGGAGTCCGACCGCCGAGGAGGTGCTCTCGGCGGAGTCGGTGCGCGCGCTCCAGAACGTACCCGAGTCGATTCGGGTCGAAGAGGACCTCATCGAGTACATGGTCGCGCTGGCGCGGGCGACCCGCGAGCGCTCCGAATGTGACGTCGGCGTCTCGCCCCGCGGGACCCAGCGGCTGTTCGAAGCCACCCGCGTCCGGGCAGTGCTTTCGGGCCGCGAGTACGTCACCCCTGAAGACGTCA
Above is a window of Halococcus salifodinae DSM 8989 DNA encoding:
- a CDS encoding AAA family ATPase; translation: MDATDADIADAGEDIDAVLDALSATVIADRELLETVLLGVLARGHVLLEDVPGTGKTLIARSVARTLGLSFSRVQFTPDLLPADVTGTHVYNEGTGEFEFSPGPVFANVVLADEINRAPPKTQAALLEAMEERQVTADGETHDLPEPFFVLATQNPVEMAGTFELPEAQIDRFLVKTAIGYPDEAGETELLRRRADRDRRSPTAEEVLSAESVRALQNVPESIRVEEDLIEYMVALARATRERSECDVGVSPRGTQRLFEATRVRAVLSGREYVTPEDVKRVARPVLAHRLVLTPDAAVEGVDKRSVIDDVLDGVAVPTV